One Hemibagrus wyckioides isolate EC202008001 linkage group LG09, SWU_Hwy_1.0, whole genome shotgun sequence DNA segment encodes these proteins:
- the bmp4 gene encoding bone morphogenetic protein 4 has translation MIPGNRMLMVILLCQVVLGESSHASLIPEEGKKKVLGNHPGQSHELLRDFEATLLHMFGLQRRPRPSRSAVVPQYLLDLYRLQSGEVEEAEAHDVSFEYPEKSTSRANTVRAFHHEEHMEQVPSDRPHSIEPPLRFFFNLSSIPEDELLSTAELRLYRQQIEDPGLEAQHVENGDLHRINVYEVLKPPRPGQLITRLLDTRLVRHNTTSWESFDVSPAVLRWTQERLPNYGLAVEVLHLNQTPRHQGKHVRTSRSLHHTSEDWDQLRPLLVTFGHDGKGHPLTRRTKRSPKQRGRKRNRNCRRHALYVDFSDVGWNDWIVAPPGYQAYYCHGDCPFPLADHLNSTNHAIVQTLVNSLNSNIPKACCVPTELSAISMLYLDETDRVVLKNYQEMVVEGCGCR, from the exons ATGATTCCTGGTAATCGAATGCTGATGGTCATTTTATTATGCCAAGTTGTACTGGGAGAGAGCAGCCATGCTAGTCTAATACCCGAGGAAGGGAAGAAAAAGGTGTTGGGCAATCACCCGGGTCAGAGTCATGAACTGCTGCGGGACTTTGAGGCCACGCTGCTGCACATGTTCGGCCTGCAGAGGCGGCCGCGGCCCAGCCGCTCGGCAGTGGTGCCCCAGTATCTCCTCGACCTCTATAGGCTGCAGTCAGGGGAAGTGGAAGAGGCTGAAGCTCACGATGTCAGCTTTGAGTACCCTGAGAAGTCCACTAGCCGAGCCAACACTGTAAGAGCGTTCCATCATGAAG AGCATATGGAGCAAGTGCCATCGGACAGGCCGCACAGCATCGAGCCTCCTCTGCGCTTCTTCTTTAACCTCAGCAGCATCCCTGAGGATGAGCTGCTTTCCACAGCAGAACTGCGGCTGTACAGGCAACAGATCGAGGATCCTGGTTTGGAGGCCCAGCATGTGGAAAATGGGGACCTCCATAGGATCAATGTGTATGAGGTGCTGAAGCCGCCACGGCCTGGGCAGCTAATCACACGCCTCCTGGACACACGCCTTGTAAGGCACAACACCACCAGCTGGGAAAGCTTTGACGTGAGCCCAGCTGTGTTGCGTTGGACCCAGGAGCGACTGCCAAACTATGGACTCGCTGTAGAGGTTCTGCATCTGAACCAAACACCACGACACCAAGGCAAGCATGTGCGCACCAGCCGCTCACTGCACCACACGTCAGAAGACTGGGACCAACTGCGTCCTTTGTTGGTCACTTTCGGCCACGATGGAAAAGGCCACCCACTGACACGCAGGACCAAACGCAGCCCCAAGCAGCGAGGCCGTAAGCGCAACCGCAACTGCCGGCGACATGCGCTGTATGTGGACTTCAGCGATGTAGGCTGGAACGACTGGATAGTGGCACCACCGGGCTATCAGGCTTACTATTGCCACGGGGACTGCCCCTTCCCTCTAGCCGACCATCTGAATTCCACAAACCATGCTATTGTACAAACACTGGTCAATTCGTTAAACAGCAATATTCCAAAGGCCTGCTGTGTGCCCACTGAGCTGAGTGCCATCTCAATGCTCTACCTTGATGAGACTGACAGGGTAGTCTTGAAAAACTACCAGGAAATGGTTGTGGAGGGCTGTGGCTGCCGCTAG